One window of Campylobacter sp. RM12651 genomic DNA carries:
- the der gene encoding ribosome biogenesis GTPase Der, translating into MQKIMLIGKPNVGKSSLFNRLAKERLAITSDISGTTRDTNRKIVDINGKKAILVDSGGLDDKDELFQNVKKNTLKEAKDADIIVYMVDCKLGANDDDRAYFYDLLKLKKPTALVINKVDSKKDEERSLEFTRFGFKNVFNISVSHATGIDELNDFLSSHLRDTFVPDNSELSLEDFLDENIAGEYDEEGINEVSEIDENHIKISILGRVNVGKSSLLNALVNDERCVVSSIAGTTIDPVNESIEYNGKTLEFIDTAGIRRRSKILGIEKYALNRTEKMLENSQIALLVLDAAEGFNELDERIAGLLGKNYLGVIIVLNKWDLCGKSDKEFDEVCKHLRLDRFKFLAYAPIISVSALSKKRIKNLLDLILKVHSNYIQKIQTSKLNQIIEEACLAHPLPHDKGKLVKIYYATQYSVAPPKIALVMNRPKALHFSYKRYLQNVLRKHYDLSGVPLIIAARKKGEKELIEE; encoded by the coding sequence ATGCAAAAAATAATGTTAATAGGAAAGCCAAATGTTGGCAAAAGCTCACTATTTAATCGCTTGGCAAAAGAACGCTTAGCGATAACTTCTGATATTAGTGGCACTACTAGAGATACTAATAGAAAAATAGTTGATATTAATGGAAAAAAGGCTATTTTAGTAGATAGTGGTGGGCTTGATGATAAAGATGAATTATTTCAAAATGTTAAAAAGAACACCTTAAAAGAAGCAAAAGACGCTGATATAATCGTTTATATGGTAGATTGTAAATTGGGTGCAAATGATGATGATAGGGCTTATTTTTATGATTTATTAAAGCTTAAAAAACCAACAGCTTTAGTAATTAATAAAGTAGATAGTAAAAAAGATGAAGAAAGAAGCTTGGAATTTACTCGTTTTGGATTTAAAAATGTATTTAATATAAGCGTATCTCACGCAACGGGGATTGATGAATTAAATGATTTTTTAAGCTCACATTTGCGTGATACTTTCGTGCCTGATAATTCAGAGCTTAGCTTAGAAGATTTCTTAGATGAAAATATAGCTGGTGAATATGATGAAGAAGGCATTAACGAAGTTAGCGAAATTGATGAAAATCATATAAAAATCTCAATTTTAGGGCGTGTAAATGTAGGTAAAAGCTCACTTTTAAACGCACTTGTAAATGATGAAAGATGTGTTGTAAGTAGCATTGCAGGAACAACAATTGACCCTGTAAATGAAAGTATTGAATATAATGGCAAAACGCTTGAATTTATTGATACCGCAGGAATTAGAAGAAGAAGTAAAATTTTAGGTATAGAAAAATACGCTCTAAATCGCACCGAAAAAATGCTAGAAAACTCTCAAATCGCCTTGCTTGTATTAGACGCTGCTGAAGGATTTAACGAGCTTGATGAAAGAATAGCTGGGCTTTTAGGTAAGAATTATTTAGGCGTGATTATAGTTTTAAATAAATGGGATTTATGTGGTAAGAGTGATAAAGAATTTGATGAAGTTTGCAAACATTTAAGGCTTGATAGATTTAAATTCTTAGCCTATGCACCTATTATTAGCGTTTCAGCACTTAGTAAAAAGCGTATTAAAAATCTTTTAGATTTAATCTTAAAAGTGCATTCAAACTACATTCAAAAAATCCAAACTTCAAAACTAAATCAAATCATAGAAGAAGCTTGTCTAGCTCATCCATTGCCACACGATAAAGGCAAACTTGTTAAGATTTATTACGCTACTCAATATAGCGTTGCACCACCAAAAATAGCACTTGTAATGAATAGACCAAAAGCACTTCATTTTTCTTACAAACGCTATTTACAAAATGTATTAAGAAAGCACTATGATTTAAGCGGAGTTCCATTAATCATAGCAGCTCGTAAAAAAGGCGAAAAAGAATTAATTGAAGAATAA
- the flgK gene encoding flagellar hook-associated protein FlgK, protein MSIFSTLNTGVSGLGAAQVQISTTGHNITNANNPYYTRQRVVQSAADALHVPAGDIGLGTKVDKIVRIHDEYVFTKMRDNTNNFEHTKYLKTKLEEAAQRFPDLKDVGILNDLQAYQKAWNNYASNPADGATKINLVQVATTLAKDIKATRDDMFKMQKSVNDDVVLTIEEINRIGKDISTINAQIAASESAGDSMANDLRDKRDELELRLSKLVKSSVFKENLEQNASFDTNVKDGSIDYHLNIEGFSIVDGTTFHPLRIDSVAAGSPFQRIYYELQDGTTADLTSKLSGGQLGAQLDLRGREFNTQTNGFDDGILQDYINNLDSFAKTMITETNNIYSRAAQKQILSNEMSHLKSDDIIMNADNRLKTGTFDLIVYNDNGQEVARKTITLDTSTSMTGGVRSSSLLEKINSNTDDNNDNNNLNDFDDYFLADYSYDETKDSGIFSLIPKLDGFKVGVEDHGTNFPGIFGLGKFFEGTNGSNINVDTSLRHDPTLLRASSSGADGNNDVANAINQLQYNKIDFYDTKGESTQATFEGFYRSLTTDIASRAENNNTLYKTNEAILANVTAEFQSVSGVDMNEELSNLMKYQASFGASAKIITTVDKMLDTLLGLKQ, encoded by the coding sequence ATGAGTATATTTTCAACACTAAATACAGGTGTAAGTGGTCTTGGAGCTGCACAAGTTCAAATATCTACAACAGGACATAACATTACAAATGCAAACAATCCTTATTATACTAGGCAAAGAGTGGTTCAATCAGCAGCAGATGCTTTACATGTGCCAGCTGGTGATATTGGACTTGGAACTAAGGTTGATAAGATTGTAAGAATTCACGATGAGTATGTTTTCACAAAAATGCGTGATAATACAAATAATTTTGAACATACTAAATATCTAAAAACAAAACTTGAAGAAGCAGCACAAAGATTTCCTGATTTAAAAGATGTTGGAATTTTAAATGATTTACAAGCTTATCAAAAAGCTTGGAATAATTATGCTAGCAACCCTGCTGATGGTGCTACAAAAATAAATCTAGTTCAAGTAGCAACAACCCTTGCAAAAGATATAAAAGCTACTAGAGATGATATGTTTAAAATGCAAAAATCAGTAAATGATGATGTAGTTTTAACTATTGAAGAAATAAATAGAATTGGTAAGGATATTTCTACAATTAATGCTCAAATAGCAGCAAGTGAGAGCGCTGGTGATTCTATGGCAAATGATTTAAGAGATAAAAGAGATGAATTAGAATTAAGACTTTCAAAACTCGTTAAATCATCAGTTTTTAAAGAGAATTTAGAACAAAATGCTTCATTTGATACAAATGTAAAAGATGGGAGCATAGATTATCATTTAAATATTGAAGGTTTTTCTATAGTTGATGGGACAACATTTCATCCATTAAGAATAGATAGTGTTGCTGCAGGAAGCCCTTTTCAAAGGATTTATTATGAGCTTCAAGATGGAACTACTGCTGATTTAACTTCTAAATTAAGTGGGGGACAATTAGGAGCTCAACTTGATTTAAGGGGTCGTGAGTTTAATACCCAAACTAATGGATTTGATGATGGTATTTTGCAAGATTATATAAACAATCTTGATTCTTTTGCAAAAACTATGATTACAGAAACAAACAATATCTACTCAAGAGCAGCTCAAAAGCAAATATTATCAAATGAAATGTCTCATCTAAAGAGTGATGATATTATTATGAATGCAGATAATAGATTAAAAACAGGCACATTTGATTTAATCGTATATAACGATAATGGTCAAGAAGTAGCAAGAAAAACAATCACTCTTGATACAAGCACATCAATGACAGGTGGAGTAAGAAGTTCTAGTTTATTAGAAAAAATTAATTCTAATACAGATGATAATAATGATAATAACAATTTAAACGATTTTGATGATTATTTTTTAGCTGATTATTCTTATGATGAAACAAAAGATAGTGGTATTTTTAGTCTTATTCCTAAACTAGATGGATTTAAAGTAGGCGTAGAAGATCATGGCACTAATTTTCCTGGAATTTTTGGTCTTGGGAAATTCTTTGAAGGCACTAATGGTAGCAATATAAATGTAGATACTAGCCTAAGACACGACCCAACTTTACTTAGAGCAAGTAGTTCTGGTGCTGATGGAAATAACGATGTAGCAAATGCAATCAATCAACTTCAATATAATAAAATTGATTTTTATGATACTAAAGGAGAAAGCACTCAAGCTACTTTTGAAGGATTTTATAGGTCTTTAACAACAGATATAGCAAGTCGTGCAGAAAACAATAATACTTTATACAAAACAAACGAAGCTATCTTGGCTAATGTAACAGCAGAATTTCAATCAGTAAGTGGTGTTGATATGAACGAAGAATTAAGTAATCTTATGAAATATCAAGCAAGTTTTGGTGCAAGTGCTAAAATCATCACAACGGTTGATAAAATGTTAGATACTTTGCTAGGACTTAAACAATAA
- the aroQ gene encoding type II 3-dehydroquinate dehydratase — MKIMVIQGPNLNMLGQRDPRIYGTMTMAQIHEQMSIAAKESNVDIEFYQSNYEGEIIDKIQECVGTCDAIIINAGGYTHTSIAIADAIAATRMPVVEVHISNIYAREEFRAKSFLSPVCAGTISGFGPFSYHLALLSAIQMVQQQRAFIAAQEEALKANNA, encoded by the coding sequence ATGAAAATAATGGTAATTCAAGGACCAAATTTAAATATGTTAGGTCAAAGAGACCCTAGAATTTATGGAACTATGACTATGGCTCAAATACATGAACAAATGAGTATAGCTGCTAAAGAAAGCAATGTTGATATAGAGTTTTATCAAAGCAATTATGAAGGCGAAATAATTGATAAAATTCAAGAGTGTGTAGGAACTTGTGATGCAATTATTATAAATGCTGGTGGATATACTCATACATCAATTGCGATTGCTGATGCAATAGCAGCTACTAGAATGCCTGTAGTTGAAGTTCATATTAGCAATATTTATGCTAGAGAAGAATTTAGAGCTAAGAGTTTCTTAAGTCCTGTTTGTGCTGGAACAATTAGTGGTTTTGGACCATTTAGTTATCATTTAGCATTACTTAGTGCTATTCAAATGGTTCAACAGCAAAGAGCATTTATAGCAGCTCAAGAAGAAGCACTAAAAGCAAATAACGCTTAA
- the folK gene encoding 2-amino-4-hydroxy-6-hydroxymethyldihydropteridine diphosphokinase: MPNIKINEARYFKRIKYYPYFSKDNKAYKYLALISLGSNIEPECERFVRLFKKLKSDRRFKIIQTSALLINEAFGYKEQKDFTNALMFVKTSLHARELLKVLQHYENIFHRTRSFKNAPRTLDLDIVYFSEKTYCDKRLVLPHYGAEDRISITLVLGTM; the protein is encoded by the coding sequence ATGCCAAATATCAAGATAAATGAAGCGAGATATTTTAAAAGGATTAAGTATTATCCGTATTTTAGTAAGGATAATAAAGCTTATAAATATTTAGCTTTAATTTCTCTTGGTAGTAATATAGAGCCTGAGTGTGAAAGATTTGTAAGATTATTTAAAAAATTAAAATCTGATAGAAGATTTAAGATTATTCAAACTTCAGCATTATTAATAAATGAAGCTTTTGGGTATAAAGAGCAAAAAGATTTTACAAATGCTTTAATGTTTGTTAAAACAAGTCTTCACGCAAGAGAGCTTTTAAAAGTTTTACAACACTATGAAAATATTTTTCATAGGACAAGAAGTTTTAAAAATGCACCTAGAACTCTTGATTTAGATATTGTTTATTTTAGTGAAAAAACATATTGCGATAAGAGATTAGTATTACCACATTATGGTGCAGAAGATAGGATTAGTATAACTTTAGTATTAGGAACAATGTAA
- the flhF gene encoding flagellar biosynthesis protein FlhF, with translation MAIRQDSFRVEKGQDYLAYVRDYYGDEAEIVAVTQVEGRTPTSPAMVEVVVAINDTKEKKQPIVNKRAALHYENSLKEFKSDNFDRKIAIENKQNQNENKPLNQDLNSKKELSRLKFNPNSSNKSKDDKQLLNELNSKVDYLMSMRWGELAPARNNLEIPPEFALIYDKAKKSDMLQTHLDEIMRATLKNMPKALLSNKEAITRYFTTLLKSMIPCRVDAPIRKQKIIMLVGPTGVGKTTTLAKLAYRYAYGSKRYKTAIVSLDNFRLGAKEQLAEYARTMRLPIAFVSTEEDLHKNLETLSGYDVVLIDSTGNSQYDKTKIEKLESYLKASESEIEVALVLNAGMKYDDMEETFNAFNALNIDTLILTKFDETRAFGNIFSLIFNIKKPVSFFSIGQNVPDDILVANSEYLIKCVLDGFKG, from the coding sequence ATGGCAATTAGGCAAGATAGTTTTAGAGTAGAAAAAGGACAAGATTATTTAGCTTATGTTAGAGATTATTATGGAGATGAAGCTGAAATAGTTGCTGTAACTCAAGTAGAAGGAAGAACTCCAACAAGCCCTGCTATGGTAGAAGTAGTTGTAGCTATTAATGATACAAAAGAAAAAAAGCAACCAATTGTAAATAAAAGAGCAGCGTTACACTACGAAAATAGCTTAAAAGAATTTAAAAGCGATAATTTTGATAGAAAAATAGCTATAGAAAATAAGCAAAATCAAAATGAAAATAAACCACTTAATCAAGATTTAAATTCTAAAAAAGAATTATCTAGATTAAAGTTTAATCCTAATTCTAGCAATAAGTCAAAAGATGATAAGCAATTATTAAATGAGTTAAATAGCAAAGTAGATTATTTAATGAGTATGAGATGGGGAGAACTTGCTCCTGCTAGAAATAATCTTGAAATTCCACCTGAGTTTGCATTAATTTATGATAAAGCAAAAAAAAGTGATATGTTACAAACTCATTTAGATGAAATTATGAGAGCAACTCTTAAAAATATGCCAAAAGCTTTATTGAGTAATAAAGAAGCAATTACTAGATATTTTACAACCTTACTTAAGAGTATGATACCTTGCAGAGTTGATGCACCTATTAGAAAACAAAAAATAATTATGTTAGTTGGCCCAACAGGGGTTGGCAAGACTACAACATTAGCTAAGCTAGCTTATAGATACGCATACGGAAGCAAAAGATACAAAACTGCTATAGTTTCACTTGATAATTTTAGACTAGGTGCTAAAGAGCAATTAGCTGAATATGCTAGGACTATGAGATTACCAATTGCATTTGTATCAACCGAAGAAGATTTACATAAAAACCTTGAGACTTTAAGTGGTTATGATGTGGTTTTAATAGATTCAACCGGTAATTCTCAATATGATAAAACAAAAATTGAAAAATTAGAAAGTTATTTAAAGGCTAGTGAGAGTGAAATTGAAGTTGCATTAGTATTAAATGCAGGTATGAAGTATGATGATATGGAAGAGACTTTTAATGCTTTTAATGCTTTAAATATTGATACTTTAATACTTACAAAATTTGATGAAACTAGAGCTTTTGGTAATATTTTTTCATTAATTTTTAATATTAAAAAACCTGTTTCGTTTTTTTCAATAGGTCAGAATGTTCCTGATGATATTTTAGTAGCTAATAGCGAGTATTTAATTAAATGCGTTTTAGATGGATTTAAAGGATAA
- a CDS encoding P-loop NTPase, which produces MQTQADKLNELMKNEHKVNKKNTKFIAITSGKGGVGKSTISANIANLLANDGYKVGLFDADIGLANLDVILNVKIGKNLLHVLKGECKLADIIKQVKPNLKLIPGDSGGEILKYNNSSYFDAFLEDAELLEDLDFLIIDTGAGIGGTTLHFLEIADEVIVVTTPDPAAITDAYATIKVTSDVRNDFLMLFNVVKSEKEALDLFTNISKVASANIKNNPELKYLGYLESSAYVIDCIKSRVLFSQSSSRETNQLKKATNNLLSRLERNVLKDSDSGNIKSFFKRLIDRI; this is translated from the coding sequence ATGCAAACACAAGCTGATAAATTAAATGAGCTTATGAAAAATGAGCATAAAGTAAATAAGAAAAATACAAAATTTATTGCAATTACAAGTGGTAAAGGTGGGGTTGGCAAAAGCACAATAAGTGCTAATATTGCTAATTTACTTGCAAATGATGGATATAAAGTAGGTCTTTTTGATGCTGATATTGGTCTTGCAAATCTTGATGTAATTTTAAATGTGAAAATAGGTAAAAATTTATTACATGTTTTAAAAGGAGAATGTAAGCTAGCTGATATTATCAAACAAGTAAAACCGAATTTAAAACTAATCCCAGGTGATAGTGGTGGAGAGATTTTAAAATACAATAATTCAAGTTATTTTGACGCTTTTTTAGAAGATGCTGAATTATTAGAAGATTTAGACTTTTTGATAATTGATACTGGTGCTGGTATTGGTGGAACTACTTTACATTTTTTAGAAATTGCTGATGAAGTTATTGTTGTAACTACACCTGATCCTGCTGCAATTACTGACGCTTATGCTACTATTAAAGTTACTTCTGATGTAAGAAATGATTTTTTAATGCTTTTTAATGTGGTAAAAAGCGAAAAAGAAGCACTAGATTTATTTACAAATATTTCAAAAGTTGCATCAGCAAATATTAAAAATAATCCTGAATTAAAATATTTAGGATACTTAGAAAGCTCTGCTTATGTTATTGATTGTATTAAAAGTAGAGTTTTATTTTCTCAAAGTTCGTCAAGAGAAACTAATCAATTAAAAAAAGCTACTAATAATCTTTTATCAAGATTGGAACGAAATGTGCTTAAAGATTCTGATTCAGGAAATATAAAAAGCTTTTTTAAGAGATTAATTGATAGGATTTAA
- a CDS encoding RNA polymerase sigma factor FliA, which yields MMQKRLNAYASALRNAQDELAVKYQPALRAMAFRLKERLPASVDVNDLIGVGTEELIKLARRYDDLQNDNFWGYARKRVYGSMLDFLRSLDTLSRSNRKIVKDIEKIINDYINDFDEEPSDEYLASELGIDIDKIKEARLAQSISYIVPLDEQLQVLSDEDANERLDKENLLEKITEVLEELNEREQLIIQLYFYEELSLKEISEILQISESRVSQLQSRVINTLRKRLIDG from the coding sequence ATAATGCAAAAGCGGCTTAATGCGTATGCAAGTGCTTTAAGAAATGCTCAAGATGAATTAGCTGTTAAATATCAACCAGCATTAAGAGCTATGGCATTTAGATTAAAAGAACGCTTGCCTGCTAGTGTTGATGTTAATGATTTAATAGGTGTTGGGACTGAAGAATTAATCAAATTAGCAAGACGCTATGATGATTTACAAAATGATAATTTTTGGGGATATGCTAGAAAAAGAGTATATGGTTCTATGCTTGATTTTTTAAGAAGTCTTGATACTTTAAGCAGAAGCAATAGAAAAATTGTAAAAGATATAGAAAAAATAATAAATGATTATATAAATGATTTTGATGAAGAACCAAGTGATGAGTATTTAGCAAGTGAATTAGGTATAGATATAGATAAGATTAAAGAAGCAAGATTAGCACAATCAATTAGCTATATCGTTCCATTAGATGAACAATTACAAGTATTAAGCGATGAAGACGCTAATGAAAGACTTGATAAAGAAAATTTATTAGAAAAAATTACCGAAGTTTTAGAAGAATTAAATGAAAGAGAACAATTGATTATTCAGTTATATTTTTATGAAGAGCTTAGTTTAAAAGAAATTAGTGAAATTTTGCAAATTAGCGAATCAAGAGTATCGCAGTTGCAAAGTAGGGTAATTAATACATTAAGAAAAAGGCTAATTGATGGCTGA
- the fliM gene encoding flagellar motor switch protein FliM, with translation MADILSQEEIDALLNSVDSADSVPEVKKENDERQIIIYDFKRPNRVSKEQLRAVKGIHDKLARSLATQISQMMRSMVEIKLHSVDQMTYGEFLMSLPNPTSFNVFSIKPLDGTCVLEINPSIAFPMIDKLLGGAGEGSEKNRELTDIEINLLDSILRIMMGRLKESWSIITDMYPSVEAKESSPSVVQIVSQNEIVIMVVMELTIGNNSGMINICYPVIYLEPILGRLANRDVMLGETSAKKSRNKEIKTLVGRADMVYEVILGKAFISVEEFLGLENGNIIKLNRNADDKAIVSVDGKDVFLAQFGIHRYQKSIKILDLIKTDKDEVKNILEAYELERKTKAAEFDKVVEIQEELSMEDEEKLDD, from the coding sequence ATGGCTGATATTTTATCTCAAGAAGAAATAGACGCACTTTTAAATTCCGTTGATTCAGCCGATAGTGTCCCTGAAGTAAAGAAAGAAAACGATGAAAGGCAAATCATAATATATGATTTTAAGCGTCCAAATCGTGTTAGTAAAGAGCAACTTCGTGCAGTAAAAGGAATTCATGATAAATTAGCAAGAAGCCTTGCTACTCAAATTTCTCAAATGATGAGAAGTATGGTGGAAATAAAGCTACATTCAGTTGACCAGATGACTTATGGTGAGTTTTTGATGTCTTTACCAAATCCTACTAGCTTTAATGTTTTTTCAATCAAGCCTTTAGATGGAACTTGTGTTTTAGAGATAAATCCTAGTATTGCCTTTCCTATGATTGATAAGTTATTAGGCGGAGCTGGAGAAGGAAGTGAAAAAAATAGAGAATTAACAGATATTGAGATTAACTTACTTGATAGTATTTTAAGAATTATGATGGGTAGGCTTAAAGAAAGCTGGTCAATAATTACTGATATGTATCCTAGCGTAGAAGCTAAAGAAAGTAGCCCAAGTGTAGTCCAAATTGTAAGCCAAAACGAAATAGTAATAATGGTTGTAATGGAGCTTACTATAGGTAATAATAGCGGTATGATTAATATTTGTTATCCTGTAATTTATTTAGAACCAATTTTAGGTCGTTTAGCAAATCGTGATGTAATGCTAGGCGAAACAAGTGCTAAAAAAAGTAGAAATAAAGAAATCAAAACCTTAGTAGGTCGTGCTGATATGGTCTATGAAGTGATTTTAGGTAAGGCTTTTATTAGTGTAGAAGAATTTTTAGGACTTGAGAATGGAAATATTATTAAGTTAAATAGAAATGCTGATGATAAAGCTATTGTGAGCGTTGATGGAAAAGATGTATTTTTAGCTCAATTTGGTATTCATAGATACCAAAAATCAATTAAGATTTTAGATTTAATTAAAACTGATAAAGATGAGGTTAAAAACATACTTGAAGCTTACGAACTAGAGCGTAAAACAAAGGCTGCAGAATTTGATAAAGTAGTAGAAATTCAAGAAGAATTGTCAATGGAAGATGAGGAAAAATTAGATGATTGA
- the fliY gene encoding flagellar motor switch protein FliY, with amino-acid sequence MIDEFLGLFVNECIATIEGLTGKSARFSEYSEFDIKNNALKPPILKAVFKSEDKEFAFLSSPVLMSAISEWMMGEEEISMNENLGTDELDASKEAISNIFSAFSTSLNAQKDLPKFNFSLEKCEFLTDECDLSKFYKIYFYDVNINDLNEQISLAINEKAYKLLNPNSNSTKESEVSAPKMDLGELKNINLIMDVKLPIRVRIGSKKMLLKDVLTMDIGSVIELDQLANDPLEILVGDKCFAEGEVVIVDGNFGVQITKIGDKKERLESLR; translated from the coding sequence ATGATTGATGAGTTTTTAGGTTTATTTGTAAATGAATGTATTGCCACTATTGAAGGGCTTACAGGAAAAAGTGCTAGATTTAGTGAATATAGTGAGTTTGATATTAAAAACAATGCCTTAAAACCACCTATTTTAAAAGCTGTTTTTAAAAGCGAAGATAAAGAATTTGCATTTTTATCAAGTCCTGTTTTAATGAGTGCGATTTCTGAATGGATGATGGGTGAAGAAGAAATCTCAATGAATGAGAATTTAGGCACAGATGAGCTTGACGCTAGCAAAGAAGCAATTAGCAATATATTTTCAGCATTTTCAACTTCATTAAATGCACAAAAAGATTTACCTAAGTTTAATTTTAGCTTAGAAAAATGTGAGTTTTTGACTGATGAGTGTGATTTATCTAAGTTTTATAAAATTTATTTTTATGATGTAAATATCAATGATTTAAATGAGCAAATAAGTCTTGCTATCAATGAAAAAGCTTATAAGCTTTTAAATCCTAATTCAAATTCTACAAAAGAAAGTGAAGTAAGTGCGCCTAAAATGGATTTGGGTGAGTTAAAAAATATTAATTTAATAATGGATGTAAAGCTTCCGATTAGAGTTAGAATTGGTAGTAAAAAAATGCTTTTAAAAGATGTTTTAACAATGGATATAGGTTCTGTTATTGAGCTTGACCAATTAGCAAATGACCCTTTAGAAATCTTAGTTGGGGATAAATGTTTTGCTGAAGGAGAAGTTGTTATTGTTGATGGAAATTTTGGTGTTCAAATTACTAAAATCGGAGATAAAAAAGAAAGGTTAGAAAGTCTTAGATGA
- a CDS encoding TIGR00730 family Rossman fold protein, protein MKSVTIFGSARFDENNKYYKDAFELSEVLAKNGYSITTGGGGGIMHAANKAAFLVGGVESIGINIKLPMEQRLNEYCTKSIEFSDLSLRKKALMQNDVMIVCAGGYGTLDELFEVLTLAQTKLRNYKIILYNEEFFKPLVDFFKNTLLNSGAIDESSLNIFSIANTPSEVLDLIK, encoded by the coding sequence ATGAAATCAGTTACAATTTTTGGCTCGGCTAGATTTGATGAAAATAATAAATATTATAAAGACGCTTTTGAATTAAGTGAAGTTCTAGCAAAGAACGGCTATAGCATTACTACAGGTGGTGGCGGTGGTATTATGCACGCTGCTAATAAAGCTGCTTTTTTAGTTGGCGGGGTTGAGAGTATTGGTATTAATATAAAATTACCAATGGAACAAAGATTAAATGAATATTGCACTAAATCTATTGAATTTAGCGATTTATCTTTAAGAAAAAAAGCCTTAATGCAAAATGATGTAATGATAGTTTGTGCTGGTGGATACGGAACTTTAGATGAATTATTTGAAGTTTTAACCTTAGCTCAAACAAAATTAAGAAATTATAAAATCATTTTATATAACGAAGAATTTTTTAAACCATTAGTTGATTTTTTTAAAAATACACTTTTAAATTCCGGTGCAATTGATGAGAGTTCTTTAAATATTTTTAGCATAGCAAATACACCTAGTGAAGTTTTAGACTTAATAAAATAA